The genome window TGGTCTTTCAATATGCCCTGAAGGTGAATAATGGGTGCGCCGAGAAGAAGCCCCACCCGAGAGCCGGTTCCTTCTAGTCGCTCATGAATGGGTCGGATATACCGGATTCCCGGATATCGACGAAAAAGACGCGGTTGGAGATCTGGCCAGAGACCAAACCCGATCTTGGTATGGTGCGTGTCTGGATACAACGTAACACGCTGAAAGTAGATAAGATCAAAGTCCATTCCGACAAGTGTCGGCAGAATCTGCTGGAGAGCAGGCGACATGCGTTCATCCGCATCGAGCGAAAAAACCATTTCCGACTGGCAGAGTTCAAGCATGGCATTGCGTTGCGCCGCAAAATCGGCATTCAAGGGACGGGCGCGTTGTGTGATGCCCCGCAAATGGGAAAACAATGCCCCCTCTTCAACCGGAACGTCGAGAGCATCCCAAACAAGGACTGTCTGATGCGCATAATCAGGCAGAGCTGTAGCAAACCCAGACAAATCTGGTTCACCGGGTCTGAGAATAGCGGCTGTGGTCAAGGTTCGTGACTCGTCAGAAGAATGCACGGCAACAGGCTGCGTTTTGAAAAACAATTGCCGTAGCGTCGCCCCTGTCTCCGATTGCACTCTGGTTGCAATTTCCGGATTATTGAGAAACAGCGTATTCTCCGGAGTCAAACCGGATTGTCGCAAAAGGCAAAACAACGCCATGGCGGAAGTATCCGCCACAAGATAAAACGACCGTTCAGGAAAATCATGGCGTGCCTGTCGGGCCGCATCCATAACCCATTCCACAACCACCAACGATACCGTTGATGGGAGTTCGCGGACAAGTCGTTCCACAATTCGCCCGCAACCGACCCCGGCTAAAACAATATTTGCTACGGGCTGACGAAGCGCTGTCTTGATGAGGCGATCTTCTATTCGCTGAGAAACAGGAGCACAGACAGTGGCGTCTTTTTCAGGCTGGCCAAGGCAATAATTCAGAACTTCGTCACTATATCGGGAACTCTCAACGAGGTTCATAAAATACGTTGCGCCTTCTTTTTTTCTAGCAGTTCGTGGTAAACATCTTCAAGTTGTCGGACAATATTCTGGACTCGATACAAGCGTGCAGCTTTGGCACGCCCGGCTTCCCCAAGCAGACGCGCCTGGTCGGGCCTATTCAACAGCCAAAGAATAGCGTGGGCATAATCTTCCGCCGTATTCACCACAAACCCGGTTTTTCCATCCTCAACAAGTTCAAGTTGGGCATTGTCGCGATCCTCCCGTGCCGGGTGTGTTATGACAGGCAGTCCACAGGCCATGGCTTCCGCGATGACCATGCCGAAAGATTCTCCAGAATCATTAGCATGGGCGAACACACTGAGCCCTCCTAAAAACACTGCCAAGGCCATATCCGATACAAGCGGTTTATGCAAAATAACATGGTGAGAAAGCCCACGATTTTTGACAAACGCTTCAAACTCTTTTGTTGCCCCAACGACTCTGAATTGGATATCGCTCCGTTGTGCAATAATACGCGGTAAAAATTCGTACACGAGCGTCGACCATTTTCCCAAATCAGCACGTGAAACCCGCCCCACAATGGGATTAGAAAATTGATGTCCAGGGACGAGAATGCGAAAAAGATCCGTGTCGACAGGATTATAGAGAACTCTGTGCTTGAAGGGATCAAACTCTCGATTAAGCCCGTTGATAAGACGATCAAGACAAAAATGGGATACATAGAGATGACAATCAATCATTTGCGCAAGCGGAGTCGGATCATATCGACCGAATACATTGGTCTCAACAAGTACTTTCGGCTGATATAATTGGATGGGGATCAAGACCTTTCGATTCGGTGAACCAGCGCGATGAACGTGAATAATATCCGGTTGAATACGAACAAGAAAGGAAAACAAGTCCTTACCAATAAAGGTATCAATGCCCGCAGCGCGAATTGCCTTTCCACGTTCTC of Desulfovibrio inopinatus DSM 10711 contains these proteins:
- a CDS encoding glycosyltransferase family 4 protein, with amino-acid sequence MPPVRVLHVCQSLGLGGTEKTLQYFVEHLDKEAFDPAVFAFSDGERGKAIRAAGIDTFIGKDLFSFLVRIQPDIIHVHRAGSPNRKVLIPIQLYQPKVLVETNVFGRYDPTPLAQMIDCHLYVSHFCLDRLINGLNREFDPFKHRVLYNPVDTDLFRILVPGHQFSNPIVGRVSRADLGKWSTLVYEFLPRIIAQRSDIQFRVVGATKEFEAFVKNRGLSHHVILHKPLVSDMALAVFLGGLSVFAHANDSGESFGMVIAEAMACGLPVITHPAREDRDNAQLELVEDGKTGFVVNTAEDYAHAILWLLNRPDQARLLGEAGRAKAARLYRVQNIVRQLEDVYHELLEKKKAQRIL